GGGGAGGGGTCGCGGGTGTGCCGCGATTTTGGCAGGGAGGGGGGGTCGTGGGGGTGCTGTGATTTTCGTGGGAGGAGAGGTCCTtgggggtgccgtgattttcaCGGGGGGGTCACAaatgtgtgagagccagggggtagggggtgctgggagagggggtgagagaaccaaaggggaagggggtgctgggagaggggatgagagagccaaaggggaagggggtgctgggagaggaggtgagagagccaaaggggaagggggtgctgggagaggggtgagagccaaaggggaagggggtgctgggagaggggtaagagagccagggggtagggggtgctgggagagggggtgagagagccagggggaagggggtgctgggagagggggtgagagaaccaagggggaagggggtgctgggagagggggtgagagagccaaaggggaagggggtgctgggagaggggtaagagagccaaaggggaagggggtgctgggagactggtgagagagccagggggtagggggtgctgggagaggaagtgagagagccagggagtagggggtgctgggagagggagtgtgagagccagggggtagggggtgctgggagggggagtgagagagccagggggaagggggtgctgggagagggggtgagagagccagggggaagggggtgctgggcaagggggtgagagagccagggggaagagggtgcttggagaggggttaGAGAGCTAGGGGggagagggtgctgggagagggggtgagagagccagggggtagggtgtgctgggagagggggtgagagagccagggaggaggtgctgggagagggggtgagagagccagaggagaagggggtgctgggagaggggtgagagagccagggggaagggggtgctgggagaggggtgaaagagccaggggggaagggggtattgGAGAGgagtgaggggtgagagagccagggggaagggggtgcggggagaggggtgagagagccagggggtgcagggagaggggtgagagagccagtggggaagagggtgcaggaagacgtgttagtgccaggggggtagatggtggaggaagacgtgtgagagagccaggggaaaacgtggtgcaggaagacgtgtgagagagtcaggagagaaggtggtgcagggggttaagtgagagggacaaaggagaagatggtgcaggggcataggtaaaataaagtgtaaagttagagacatcttaagaatgctcccgactgcctgtgtgagctgacagctgcagatccctcatcgcccagcgcgcccaaTAGGAGTacagaacacagaatgccataatcagctaagttcatatattttctcgtgtgcaatgtgtttttaaccatcctttcttgaactggtggcactactgtgtattgttcattattgcgttgtaatgtttcttgcatatttatctgtacagagatttttaattaagaggaaaaacatTGCTTgccataaattttatctgtgattgtgtcaatatatctatttttgtttgcattgtaaattgtgtattaagctgctcttgggactcacactcagtatctgatatgttgtaccaatttttattcgtgaatgagtttttgtctgggcactactaatgatttgggggcactactatggcataatgttatttgggggcactattgtggcataatatgatttggaggcactgttgtgacatactgtgatttgggggcactactatgccatgatatgatttgtgggctctactgcatggccaaatatgaattgagggtaatgtggtaggtgatgccggatgctgtaatgtggggggtgatgccggatgctgtaatgtggggggggtgatgctggttgctgtaatgtgtgtgtggggggggggggggtgatgctggacgctgtaatgtggggggtgatgccggttgctgtaatgtggggggtgatgccggatgctgtaatgtgggtttgatgccggttgctgtaatgtggggggtcatgctggatgctgtaatgtgggggtgataccggttgttgtaatgtggggggtgatgctgtttgctgtaatgtggggggcgattgatgtagtatgagtgtgtgtgtggggttatttattgctgtaatttgggtactaatgtattgtcatggtatttattgatgtagttggggtgctaacaatgaaatgttgagggtcattagaagaaataaataccccacacacacacacttatactacatcatattgtactgcaccagcaacgcgcactgcgccagcatcagtgtgcaacaatatagtacatggagcccacaacacgtgggcctgtgtgctttaaatgccagggctgacttttagtcccagtccggccctgatctgTAATGAACAGTCTGAATTAGGGAGCATGAAGGAATGCCTCTGTATAACATAGGAACCTTCCAGGAAGGATTCTACAATAACATGGAACTTACAAAAGGTTTCCCTGCCGATCCGAACATTGATCATAAACCATTCCATGGCTCCTCCCAGAACGAAAAAGAAAGGAAGGAAGCGGTACATGCCGAATCTCTTCTTCCCCGGGACCATATCCAGGAGAGTTGCTATTGTGCTTCTATTGCTCATGGCTGGATATCTACAAAGAGAAGGAAAACATTCACTTTCACTCTAACAGTCCAAGAGACAATCAGCACCGCAGTCTTCAAAGAGCAGATGGGTAGTCGTAGAGGTAGAAAATTATATATAGTTAAAGAAAATTGTGATGCGCTCCACTCAGTTTTATAAAGAGTAAGTTAAAAATTAAAAGTAGCTACAATTAAATGTGCTCTTACTCAAAAACTGTGAAAATATATCAAATCATATATTTTATCAGATTTATTAAAACACTTCCAATCTCTTTATGTCCAGATAAAGATGTCCCTTTAGTAAATACTGTAAAACTGTACACAACACTTACTCTGGGTACCAAAACCATATAAGTActtgctgggtacacactacaggcttttcatccaattatcatgTCCATCAGTAGTTAAACAagtgtttggtcagatattgcatgtgtgtgtacgctccaacagtcaagttttttttttatttgatttaataaacttcctaaaaatcactatcaacaatGGAACGGTGtaaggcaaatgtggaagtgtgtaagcactcacaacccgcagtgtaggcagatctctttAGTGTGTGCAGGGTCACGatgcagcagatggttatgagagatgaatatcacagatctgaaagtaaattgcgttggtgtgtacacataaatctgcatgcttaTTGGGACTTTCAATCTttagtaaaatcgttacagaaattgcatctgcagtaattttctttagtgtgttcccagcttaaGTCTGagaaataaaaatctatttttttatggCGAAAAAAAGCTGAGAAACACATGCTTAATAGCACATGTATATAGAAGCAGCTGCTGCCAGTTAAAgcaatttcaattaaaaacaCCATCTCAATTTGATAATGGCAGGATGACATTGGAAATCCCACAAATATAatacagcaaaatatatatatgataaaagaAAGTTATTATATCTGTTTTGGTCCTGATATACTGGCATGTATTTCCGAGATTATTTTCAGATAAAATAGAAATCTGAACAGCTTAATTTTATTTCTCAAAGTACTAATGAGTTGACTGTaactattaaaaacatataattctTATATGCAGTAATGATTTTGTTTGCGATATACTAGCATTTATATTGGTTGAGAGCCACAAACCTCATCAGAGATTGGCTGATAGGAGAGGACATTTAATTGCATCATTGGCACACACATTTCTCTTGATTACAGCTCTCTCGTCATTTAAACGGAGCAAGTCACACTCCAGGGTGTGGCTTAGTGCTCTACATAACACATCCCATGAGTGGATCTACAATACCTACCAAAAGTCATCCAAGGGAGGACAACCGGTGACAGGGTTAAGGCTCACTTGATGCACATGGGGAGCGAAAGCTAGCCCATCTGCTCAAACcccatagaagagctactgtaacacaaattatagaaaaagttaatgctggctacgtgagaaaggtgttagaacacacagtgcatcgcagctttctGCATATGGAGCTGAGTAGCCACAgatcggtcagagtgcccatgctgagaTTGGTCCACCGCACCTGAGCGTcagaactggactatggagcaatggaagaaggtggtctggtctgataaatctcgctttcttttacatcatgtggatggccgggtgcgtTATTTACCCagtgaagagatggcaccaggatgcactatgggaagatggCAAGCCAACAGAGGCAGTGTGATACactgagcaatgttctgctgggaaaccttgggtcctgataTTCATGTAGACgatactttgacacgtaccacctacctaaacattgttgaagGCCAAGCACAATCCTtgatggcaacggtattccctgctggcagtggcctctttcagcaggataatgcgccctgccacactgcaaagattgttcaggaatggtttgaggaacataagaAAGAGTTCaatgtgttgacttggcctccaaactccacagatctcaatctgattgcgCATCTATGGGATGCgctggaaaaacaagtttgaGTCATGGAGGGACCAACCTTCCAACTTACAGGACTCAAAGGATCTGCTGCAAagatcttggtgccagataccataggacgccttcagaggtcttgtggagtccatgcctcgatgggtcaaagctgttttggaagcacaaggaggacctacacaatattaggccggtggttttaatgttgtggctgatcagtgtgtgtatatatatatatatatatatatatatacacacacacacacacacacacaaacagtggcCACATCATTAGGTACACCTTCTTGTTAATggcaatcatgtggcagcaactcaatgcataaaagcattcaGACATGTTCAAGAGGTTCAGCTGTTGTTTAGATCAACATGTGTAAGAAATAATATCTAATTGACTTTAAACATTGAATAATTTTTTCGGCCAGACAGGGTGGCTTGACTATTTCAAAAAAATGTGGATCTtctgggattttcacacacacaACAATCTCTAAACATTTTGAGAAtggtacacaaaacaaaaaatcatccagctagcagcagttctgtgggtgaaaacgCCTTGCAAATGAGGGAAGTCACAGGAGAGAGCCCAGATTGATTCAAGCTTTACAGGAAGGCAACAGCAACTCAAATAAACATGCATTAAaatagtggtatgcagaagagcatctctgaatgcatgTTGATCCCAGAAGTGGATAACAGAAAACTGAGGCTACAGAGAGTACAGGGTCACCATAAAACTGGACAATTAAAGATTGGAGAAATGGTGCCTAACAAATCTTAATTTCTTTCTGCTGGTGCAGGCTGGTGCTgcggggaatgttttcttggcactcCTTATGCcctttaataccaattgagcattgtttaaattccATAG
This window of the Mixophyes fleayi isolate aMixFle1 chromosome 8, aMixFle1.hap1, whole genome shotgun sequence genome carries:
- the UQCC5 gene encoding ubiquinol-cytochrome c reductase complex assembly factor 5 isoform X2, whose translation is MFVHYTGLSVVSSSVSSTQDRYPAMSNRSTIATLLDMVPGKKRFGMYRFLPFFFVLGGAMEWFMINVRIGRETFYDVYRRRQSERMYEEKAHLEPKSQS
- the UQCC5 gene encoding ubiquinol-cytochrome c reductase complex assembly factor 5 isoform X1; the encoded protein is MQIYVYTPTQFTFRSVIFISHNHLLHRDPAHTKEICLHCGLYPAMSNRSTIATLLDMVPGKKRFGMYRFLPFFFVLGGAMEWFMINVRIGRETFYDVYRRRQSERMYEEKAHLEPKSQS